One region of Paraburkholderia phymatum STM815 genomic DNA includes:
- a CDS encoding amidohydrolase: MTAPIQPGRIADLVIYNGKIATQDDKRSFVTALAVSKGEIVASGNDHDMMQWANDATRRIDLKGRTVIPGLNDSHLHVIRGGLNFNLELRWDGVPSLHDALEMLRAQVARTPAPQWVRVVGGWNEFQFAEKRGPTLEEINAIAPDTPVFILHLYDSALLNAAALRAVGYDRDTPNPPGGEIQRDRRGNPTGMLIARPNAGLLYATLAKGPKLPLEDQMNSSRQFMRELNRLGVTSAIDAGGGYQAYPDDYAVIMELAKRNELTVRIAYNLFTQNAKKEIEDFAKWVKVTKPGDGDDFLKVNGAGEMLVFSAADFEDFLEPRPDLPDAMESELEAVVRLLVQNRWPFRLHATYDESIERFLNVFERVNIDTPFNGLRWFFDHCETISQRNIERIAALGGGIAVQHRMAYQGEYFIARYGAEAAARTPPVRQMLAAGLPVGAGTDATRVASFNPFVSLYWLVSGRTVGGTPMYAAQDRLDRMEALRRYTVGSAWFSNDDTRKGALVPGQLADFAVLSDDFFTVDEDAIKHLTSVLTVVNGRVVYAADEFETFAPPALPVSPTWSPVVEFGGYARYRPVAAPLAQSCNDACVNLCGVHRHAHAWAWRSDVPASDANSFWGALGCSCFAF, translated from the coding sequence ATGACCGCACCCATTCAGCCCGGCCGCATTGCGGACCTGGTGATCTACAACGGCAAGATAGCGACGCAGGACGACAAGCGCTCGTTCGTGACGGCGCTCGCCGTGTCGAAAGGCGAGATCGTCGCGAGCGGCAACGATCATGACATGATGCAATGGGCGAACGATGCCACGCGCCGCATCGACCTGAAGGGCCGCACGGTCATTCCCGGCCTTAACGACTCGCATCTTCACGTGATTCGCGGCGGCCTCAACTTCAATCTCGAACTGCGCTGGGACGGCGTGCCGTCGCTGCACGATGCGCTCGAGATGTTGCGCGCGCAGGTCGCGCGCACGCCTGCGCCGCAATGGGTGCGCGTGGTCGGCGGATGGAACGAATTCCAGTTTGCGGAGAAACGCGGCCCGACGCTCGAAGAGATCAACGCGATCGCGCCAGACACGCCCGTCTTCATCCTGCATCTTTACGATAGCGCGCTGCTGAACGCAGCAGCGCTGCGTGCCGTCGGTTACGACCGCGACACGCCGAATCCGCCGGGTGGCGAAATCCAGCGCGACCGCCGTGGCAATCCGACGGGCATGCTGATCGCGCGCCCGAATGCGGGCCTGCTGTACGCGACGCTGGCCAAAGGACCGAAGCTGCCGCTCGAAGACCAGATGAATTCGTCGCGTCAGTTCATGCGCGAACTCAATCGACTCGGCGTGACGAGCGCGATCGATGCGGGCGGCGGCTATCAGGCCTACCCCGACGACTACGCAGTCATCATGGAACTCGCGAAGCGCAACGAGCTGACGGTGCGCATCGCATACAACCTGTTCACGCAGAACGCGAAGAAGGAAATCGAAGACTTCGCGAAGTGGGTCAAGGTCACGAAGCCGGGTGACGGCGACGACTTTCTCAAGGTGAACGGCGCGGGCGAAATGCTCGTGTTCTCAGCAGCGGACTTCGAAGATTTCCTTGAACCGCGCCCCGATCTGCCGGACGCGATGGAAAGCGAACTGGAAGCCGTCGTGCGGCTGCTCGTGCAAAACCGCTGGCCATTCCGGCTGCATGCGACGTACGACGAATCCATCGAACGCTTTCTTAACGTGTTCGAGCGCGTCAACATCGACACGCCGTTCAACGGGCTGCGCTGGTTCTTCGACCATTGCGAAACCATTTCGCAACGCAATATCGAGCGCATTGCCGCACTCGGAGGCGGCATCGCGGTTCAGCACCGGATGGCGTATCAGGGCGAATACTTCATCGCACGCTATGGCGCGGAGGCTGCAGCGCGCACGCCGCCCGTGCGGCAGATGCTTGCGGCCGGACTGCCCGTCGGTGCGGGCACGGACGCGACGCGCGTGGCGAGCTTCAATCCGTTCGTGTCGCTGTACTGGCTGGTGTCGGGGCGCACCGTGGGCGGCACGCCGATGTACGCCGCGCAGGACCGCCTCGATCGCATGGAAGCGCTGCGCCGCTATACCGTCGGCAGCGCCTGGTTTTCGAACGACGACACGCGCAAGGGCGCACTGGTGCCGGGGCAACTTGCCGATTTCGCCGTGCTGTCCGACGACTTCTTCACGGTCGACGAAGACGCGATCAAGCATTTGACGTCGGTGCTGACGGTGGTGAACGGCCGCGTCGTGTATGCCGCCGACGAGTTCGAAACCTTCGCGCCGCCTGCATTGCCCGTCAGCCCGACGTGGTCGCCCGTTGTGGAATTCGGCGGCTATGCGCGTTACCGTCCCGTTGCCGCGCCGCTCGCGCAATCGTGCAACGATGCGTGCGTGAATCTGTGCGGCGTGCATCGCCACGCGCATGCGTGGGCATGGCGCAGCGACGTGCCTGCAAGCGACGCCAACTCGTTCTGGGGCGCGCTCGGTTGCAGCTGCTTCGCTTTCTGA
- a CDS encoding alginate export family protein, with protein MDRATSVAACAALAICGLAKGASALAAEASASAAAADAPACTATRPSGLSFNRWQEDWSVLALPCVPRKPFDALKYIPLGGDPSTYLSLGANLRERFELNNTPLFGLGSARPDSYVIQRAEVHADARVGQHVQAFFQLEDARPFGKDSVSPVDKNPLDIEQAFVAFVYGVGGGTFKARVGRQEMAFDLQRFVSVRDGPNVRQAFDALWADYEIDKWRFIGYMTQPVQYRDATTFDDVSNRHLTFSGVRVERANTGPGDLSAYWSRYNRDNARFLDASGTEHRDVFDVRYAGKVAPFDWDAETMLQTGHVGKDTIGAWAFGMLGGYTLASMPGTPRIGLQVDGASGDRHPGDGRVGTFNPLFPNGYYFTLAGYTGYSNLIHVKPSITFKVTPKVSLLTALGFQWRATTADAIYGQGSAVVPGTAGKGTRWTGMYAQVRADWLVSANVALALEAVHFQVGDSVRALGAKNADYVGVEAKFGF; from the coding sequence ATGGACCGCGCGACGAGCGTGGCGGCCTGCGCGGCGCTTGCCATATGCGGCCTGGCGAAGGGCGCGAGCGCGCTCGCCGCCGAGGCGTCCGCTTCCGCTGCTGCCGCGGACGCGCCGGCTTGCACGGCGACACGGCCGTCGGGCCTGTCGTTCAATAGATGGCAGGAGGACTGGTCGGTGCTCGCATTGCCGTGCGTGCCGCGCAAGCCGTTCGACGCGCTCAAGTACATTCCGCTCGGCGGCGATCCGTCGACGTATCTGTCGCTCGGCGCGAATCTGCGCGAACGCTTCGAGCTGAACAACACGCCGCTGTTCGGGCTTGGTAGCGCGCGGCCCGACAGTTACGTGATCCAGCGCGCGGAAGTGCATGCCGATGCGCGCGTTGGCCAGCACGTGCAGGCGTTTTTCCAGCTCGAGGATGCACGGCCGTTCGGCAAGGATTCGGTGTCGCCTGTCGACAAGAATCCGCTCGATATCGAGCAGGCGTTCGTTGCGTTCGTCTATGGCGTCGGCGGGGGCACGTTCAAGGCGCGCGTCGGCCGTCAGGAGATGGCGTTCGACTTGCAGCGCTTCGTTTCCGTGCGCGATGGCCCGAATGTGCGTCAGGCGTTCGATGCGCTGTGGGCCGATTATGAAATCGACAAATGGCGTTTCATCGGCTATATGACGCAGCCGGTGCAGTACCGCGATGCTACGACGTTCGACGATGTGTCCAACCGCCATCTGACGTTCAGCGGCGTGCGTGTGGAGCGCGCGAACACGGGGCCGGGCGATCTGTCCGCATACTGGTCGCGCTACAACCGCGACAACGCGCGCTTTCTCGATGCATCGGGCACCGAACATCGCGATGTGTTCGATGTGCGTTACGCGGGCAAGGTCGCGCCGTTCGACTGGGATGCAGAAACGATGCTGCAGACGGGGCACGTGGGCAAGGACACGATCGGTGCCTGGGCGTTCGGCATGCTGGGCGGCTACACGCTGGCGTCGATGCCGGGCACGCCGCGCATCGGGCTGCAGGTGGACGGCGCGTCGGGGGATCGTCATCCCGGCGACGGACGGGTTGGAACCTTCAATCCGTTGTTTCCGAATGGCTACTACTTCACGCTTGCGGGTTACACGGGGTATAGCAATCTGATTCACGTCAAGCCGTCGATTACCTTCAAGGTGACGCCGAAGGTTTCGCTGCTGACTGCGCTTGGGTTCCAGTGGCGTGCGACTACCGCTGATGCGATCTATGGGCAGGGATCGGCTGTGGTGCCTGGGACGGCGGGGAAGGGAACGCGGTGGACGGGGATGTATGCGCAGGTTCGCGCGGACTGGCTTGTTAGCGCTAATGTCGCGCTGGCGCTTGAGGCTGTGCACTTTCAAGTCGGGGATTCTGTTCGCGCTCTCGGCGCGAAGAATGCCGATTATGTTGGGGTCGAGGCGAAGTTTGGTTTTTGA
- a CDS encoding HD domain-containing protein yields the protein MLNVHAVRLVEVAGVGIPQTPLAIAAAQAAHASLPAVVTAHASRVFVFAALAARQERVACEPDTLYVAAMYTNMGLSAAYAHSNLRYEIDGADAARAFMQRYGASASVLDDVWCAIALHTTPGLPAHMSPLTRLLSSGVRADLFAANLDTWTQAERDQILAAWPRGIRFKERMIEAIGRGVGHRPMSTFGTVSADVLERVDPNFCRTNFCGLILGSPWND from the coding sequence ATGCTGAACGTGCACGCGGTACGTCTCGTCGAAGTGGCGGGCGTCGGGATTCCGCAGACGCCGCTGGCGATCGCGGCAGCGCAAGCCGCGCACGCGTCGTTACCCGCTGTCGTGACGGCTCATGCGTCGCGCGTGTTCGTATTCGCGGCGCTGGCGGCGCGCCAGGAACGCGTCGCGTGCGAACCCGACACGCTGTATGTGGCGGCCATGTACACGAACATGGGCTTGAGCGCGGCGTACGCGCATTCGAATCTGCGCTACGAGATCGACGGCGCGGACGCGGCGCGCGCATTCATGCAGCGTTACGGCGCGTCGGCCAGCGTGCTAGACGACGTATGGTGCGCGATCGCGCTGCATACGACGCCCGGATTGCCCGCGCACATGTCGCCACTGACGCGCCTGCTGTCGTCTGGCGTGCGCGCGGATCTCTTCGCCGCCAACCTCGATACGTGGACGCAAGCGGAGCGCGACCAGATCCTGGCCGCGTGGCCGCGCGGCATCCGCTTCAAGGAACGCATGATCGAAGCGATCGGGCGGGGCGTCGGGCATCGCCCCATGTCGACGTTCGGCACGGTCAGCGCCGATGTGCTGGAACGCGTCGATCCCAACTTCTGCCGAACGAACTTTTGCGGACTGATTCTCGGCTCGCCGTGGAACGATTAG
- a CDS encoding winged helix-turn-helix domain-containing protein yields MTTIRIGQIEVSLDHRDVRLDGRKVPIGSRAFDILALLIAARGDLVSKDEIMRAVWPTTVVEKNNLQVHISALRRAFGDERERIATVPGRGYRLIMQAELGAHAAPTRDAASEREATGMSLPAVSEAARPARRPLPARVPELIGREAALDGVKRALRAHQAVTLVGTGGIGKTRLAVEVAHAVQQDFADGVVFVPLAAVYDAQSALDALAFAMRSRLSASRAALAQMAAEWREREALVVLDNCEQVLEIVAAMAEALTGAGSRMRVLATSREALRVRDEIVYQVPPLSVPTANDPDTDVLRTDAVRFFLARAQAVGAQFSRDDTSIRLTGEVCRRLDGIPLALELAASRAAVLGIGLLAEHIDDRFRILTGGRRTALPRHQTLKATLDWSYRLLGQNEQKLLRWLGTFVNGFTLDAACAIAGHAGLTRMEALDAVSGLVSRSLLTTEFEGSSYRYRLLETTRAYAQQQLDDNGERTCAAAAHATLFLELLETAQKRWAERPVSEWLGEFARELGNVRTALDWTLGERGDHMTGIALAAVTVPYLYDLSLVDECCSRARAALRLISEQGDDAGVGVETRLRLVSALAAALVYVEGPLAQTREAWTLVLNDAVRAGQPDYASRARWGVWNWHQYGGRARDALMLARRFGDLARSASHATLAVLADRVEGIALHYTGDQCRARELLERMIAAYEARPLTRWHTTGFRVDHGIVARATLARVLWVQGQRDDAYDLAARCFDSAIEYDHEMVTCYVLVEALVPIALLNNDRAAARHGIDVLHELSTRFGFTIWSACCACYEAWLMTLMETGAAAVERLSVSIDTLRATGFLAQLSPLLGQLAVAMTNEGRAREALDTIEQALHHADENGERWYNAELCRIKGDVLRVLGRHDEAQRWFSAALECGQRHAAGRATTRNASNPRTALQVVSVQYRA; encoded by the coding sequence ATGACGACGATCAGGATCGGTCAAATCGAGGTTTCACTTGATCATCGCGACGTGCGTCTCGATGGGCGGAAGGTGCCGATCGGCAGCCGTGCATTCGATATTCTCGCGTTGCTGATCGCCGCCCGTGGCGATCTGGTATCGAAAGACGAGATCATGCGTGCCGTGTGGCCGACGACGGTCGTTGAGAAGAACAATCTGCAGGTTCATATCTCCGCGCTGCGCCGTGCGTTCGGCGACGAGCGCGAACGGATCGCCACCGTGCCGGGACGCGGCTACCGCCTGATCATGCAGGCGGAACTCGGCGCCCATGCGGCGCCCACGCGAGATGCCGCAAGCGAACGGGAGGCTACGGGCATGAGCCTGCCCGCCGTCAGCGAGGCAGCCCGGCCCGCGCGCCGGCCGCTGCCCGCACGCGTGCCGGAGCTGATCGGCCGCGAGGCGGCGCTCGATGGCGTGAAGCGCGCGTTGCGTGCACATCAGGCCGTGACGCTCGTGGGCACGGGCGGCATCGGCAAGACGCGCCTTGCGGTGGAAGTCGCCCATGCTGTTCAGCAGGATTTCGCCGATGGCGTGGTGTTCGTGCCGCTCGCTGCCGTGTATGACGCGCAGTCGGCGCTCGATGCACTCGCCTTCGCAATGCGCAGCCGTTTGTCGGCGAGCCGCGCGGCGCTCGCGCAGATGGCCGCGGAATGGCGCGAGCGCGAGGCGCTGGTAGTGCTCGACAACTGCGAGCAGGTACTGGAGATCGTCGCCGCAATGGCCGAGGCGCTGACGGGCGCGGGCAGCCGCATGCGCGTGCTGGCGACGAGCCGCGAGGCGCTGCGCGTACGTGACGAGATCGTGTATCAGGTGCCGCCGCTTTCCGTGCCGACAGCGAACGACCCCGACACCGATGTGCTGCGCACGGACGCGGTGCGCTTCTTCCTTGCGCGTGCGCAGGCGGTCGGTGCGCAGTTTTCGCGCGACGACACCAGTATTCGCCTGACGGGCGAAGTATGCCGCCGCCTCGACGGCATTCCGCTCGCGCTAGAACTGGCCGCGTCGCGCGCCGCTGTGCTCGGCATCGGCCTGCTGGCCGAACATATCGACGACCGCTTCCGCATTCTCACGGGCGGGCGGCGCACGGCGTTGCCGCGCCATCAGACGCTCAAGGCGACGCTCGACTGGAGCTACCGGCTGCTCGGCCAGAACGAGCAGAAGCTGTTGCGCTGGCTTGGCACGTTCGTCAACGGCTTCACACTCGACGCGGCATGCGCGATAGCCGGGCACGCCGGTCTCACACGCATGGAAGCGCTCGATGCCGTGAGCGGCCTCGTATCGCGTTCGCTGCTGACGACGGAGTTCGAGGGCTCGTCCTATCGTTATCGCTTGCTCGAAACGACACGTGCGTATGCGCAGCAGCAACTCGACGACAACGGCGAACGCACGTGTGCAGCCGCCGCGCACGCGACGCTGTTTCTCGAACTGCTCGAAACGGCGCAGAAGCGCTGGGCTGAGCGGCCCGTCTCGGAATGGCTCGGCGAGTTCGCACGTGAGCTTGGCAACGTACGCACGGCGCTCGACTGGACGCTCGGCGAACGCGGCGATCATATGACGGGGATCGCGCTTGCCGCCGTCACCGTGCCTTATCTCTATGACCTCTCGCTCGTCGACGAGTGTTGCAGTCGCGCGCGGGCCGCGTTGCGGCTCATTTCGGAGCAGGGGGACGATGCGGGCGTCGGCGTGGAGACGCGCCTGCGGCTCGTGTCGGCGCTTGCGGCCGCGCTCGTCTATGTAGAAGGGCCGCTGGCGCAGACGCGCGAAGCCTGGACGCTCGTGCTGAACGACGCGGTGCGGGCCGGTCAGCCCGACTACGCATCGCGTGCGCGCTGGGGCGTGTGGAACTGGCATCAATACGGCGGGCGCGCGCGCGATGCGCTGATGCTCGCGCGCCGTTTCGGCGATCTCGCGCGCAGCGCCAGCCATGCGACGCTCGCCGTGCTCGCGGATCGTGTCGAGGGAATCGCGCTGCACTATACGGGCGACCAATGCCGCGCCCGCGAACTGCTCGAACGGATGATCGCTGCCTACGAAGCGAGGCCGCTGACCCGCTGGCACACGACGGGTTTCCGCGTCGATCACGGCATCGTCGCGCGCGCGACGCTTGCGCGCGTGCTTTGGGTGCAGGGGCAACGCGACGATGCCTACGATCTCGCCGCGCGCTGCTTCGATTCGGCCATCGAGTACGACCATGAAATGGTCACCTGCTATGTGCTCGTCGAAGCGCTGGTGCCGATTGCGCTGCTGAACAACGATCGCGCGGCGGCGCGGCATGGCATCGACGTGCTGCATGAACTGTCCACGCGTTTCGGCTTCACGATCTGGAGCGCGTGCTGCGCGTGCTATGAAGCATGGCTCATGACACTGATGGAAACGGGAGCGGCCGCCGTCGAGCGGCTTTCCGTATCGATCGATACGCTGCGCGCCACGGGCTTCCTCGCGCAGCTTTCGCCGTTGCTGGGCCAGCTGGCCGTCGCGATGACGAACGAAGGGCGCGCAAGAGAGGCACTCGATACGATCGAACAGGCGCTGCATCATGCCGACGAGAACGGCGAGCGCTGGTACAACGCCGAACTGTGCCGCATCAAGGGCGACGTGCTGCGTGTGCTCGGTCGTCACGATGAGGCGCAACGCTGGTTCTCGGCCGCGCTCGAATGCGGGCAGCGCCATGCCGCCGGGCGCGCAACGACGCGCAACGCGTCGAACCCGCGGACAGCGCTGCAGGTCGTCTCTGTTCAGTATCGCGCCTGA
- a CDS encoding hydrolase → MAYELLTPDTCALALIDHQPQMFFGTHSHERTNVLHNVQILAKSAKLFKVPTVLTTIAADSFSGHLLPEVQSVFPELKPIDRTSMNSWEDKGFREAILATGRKKIVIAGLWTEVCVTFPTIQMLKEGFEIYVPTDACGDITEEAHERAVQRIVQAGAVPMNSLQFMCELQRDWARSETYEGCMDIFKAHSAYGIGVRYAKQILGEHASEAG, encoded by the coding sequence ATGGCCTATGAACTGTTGACGCCCGACACGTGCGCCCTCGCGCTTATCGACCATCAGCCGCAGATGTTCTTCGGCACGCACTCGCACGAGCGTACCAATGTTCTGCACAACGTTCAGATCCTCGCGAAGAGCGCAAAGCTCTTCAAGGTGCCGACCGTTCTGACGACGATTGCCGCCGATTCATTCAGCGGTCATCTGCTGCCCGAAGTGCAGTCGGTGTTCCCGGAACTCAAGCCGATCGACCGTACGTCGATGAACTCGTGGGAAGACAAGGGCTTCCGCGAAGCGATCCTGGCCACGGGCCGCAAGAAGATTGTGATCGCCGGCCTGTGGACGGAAGTGTGTGTGACGTTCCCGACCATCCAGATGCTGAAGGAAGGCTTCGAAATCTACGTGCCGACGGACGCATGCGGCGACATCACGGAAGAAGCGCACGAGCGCGCGGTGCAACGCATCGTGCAGGCGGGCGCCGTGCCGATGAACTCGCTGCAGTTCATGTGCGAACTGCAGCGCGACTGGGCCCGCAGCGAAACGTACGAAGGCTGCATGGACATCTTCAAGGCGCACAGCGCATATGGCATCGGTGTGCGCTACGCGAAGCAGATCCTCGGCGAGCACGCGAGCGAGGCGGGCTGA
- a CDS encoding DUF1427 family protein, which yields MSYLISLGAGLVVGLLYYLVRVQSPAPPLIALAGLLGIVIGEHAIPFVQAQIRTPDAQTQSAPSVTTTTPASSCSKDK from the coding sequence ATGTCATATCTGATTTCATTGGGCGCGGGCCTCGTGGTCGGCCTGCTGTATTACCTTGTGCGCGTGCAGTCGCCCGCGCCGCCGCTGATCGCGCTGGCGGGCCTGCTCGGCATCGTGATAGGGGAGCATGCGATTCCCTTCGTGCAGGCGCAGATCCGCACGCCCGACGCGCAGACGCAAAGCGCGCCGTCCGTTACCACGACCACGCCGGCTTCGTCATGCAGCAAGGACAAGTAA
- a CDS encoding DoxX family protein: MNRFSAPDAALLFLRVTASVLVLLVHGLPKALHYTSQLGAIEDPLHLGKTLTLAFAIFAEVVCPLLMIAGIATRLAALPVMLVSVIALGLVHREWTLDQGQFAWMLLIMFGTLAIGGAGRYRIAPWRHASGERGRSC, translated from the coding sequence ATGAACCGCTTTTCCGCCCCCGACGCTGCGCTGCTGTTTCTGCGCGTCACTGCAAGCGTGCTGGTGCTGCTCGTGCACGGACTGCCGAAGGCGCTCCATTACACGAGCCAGCTCGGTGCGATCGAAGACCCGTTGCATCTCGGCAAGACGCTGACGCTCGCGTTTGCGATCTTCGCTGAGGTGGTCTGTCCGCTGTTGATGATCGCGGGCATTGCGACGCGGCTCGCGGCGTTGCCGGTCATGCTCGTCAGCGTCATCGCGCTGGGCCTCGTGCATCGCGAATGGACGCTGGATCAGGGCCAATTCGCGTGGATGCTGCTCATCATGTTCGGCACGCTCGCGATCGGCGGTGCGGGGCGTTACCGCATCGCGCCGTGGCGGCATGCATCTGGGGAGCGGGGACGGTCATGCTGA
- a CDS encoding YoaK family protein: MQQGQVSAGAQAQAAGQPDHVMGEDAWLATIAGYVDTLGFVALFGLFTAHVTGNFILIGSGLAGAGKGLLIKWLAFPAFVAGIVLARVLDNRLLARGHGTRACALYAMQAVLLAGFMVAGVLAAPIADADAPMTIACGLLGAAAMGVQNAHGRLTARSVVANTVMTGNVTQAVIDAFDLLFSPGDAKTRHAARTRLVRTLPPVAGFAVGAGAGAAGYLLASFWALLLPLAALCVLAVLSGNTGARSS, encoded by the coding sequence ATGCAGCAAGGACAAGTAAGCGCGGGCGCGCAGGCGCAGGCAGCGGGGCAGCCCGATCACGTGATGGGCGAGGATGCATGGCTCGCGACGATCGCGGGCTATGTCGACACGCTGGGCTTCGTCGCGCTGTTCGGCCTGTTCACCGCGCACGTGACAGGCAACTTCATCCTGATCGGCTCGGGCCTCGCGGGTGCGGGGAAGGGGCTGCTGATCAAGTGGCTGGCGTTTCCCGCGTTCGTCGCGGGGATCGTGCTCGCGCGCGTGCTCGACAACCGTCTGCTCGCGCGAGGACATGGAACACGGGCCTGCGCGCTGTACGCGATGCAGGCCGTGTTGCTCGCGGGCTTCATGGTGGCGGGCGTGCTGGCTGCCCCGATTGCCGACGCCGACGCGCCGATGACGATCGCCTGCGGCCTGCTCGGCGCGGCGGCGATGGGTGTGCAGAACGCGCATGGCCGCCTGACTGCGCGCTCCGTCGTCGCGAACACAGTGATGACGGGCAACGTCACGCAGGCCGTGATCGATGCGTTCGATCTGCTGTTCTCACCCGGCGACGCGAAGACTCGACATGCGGCGCGCACGCGCCTCGTGCGCACGCTGCCGCCTGTCGCCGGCTTCGCGGTCGGCGCGGGTGCGGGCGCAGCAGGCTATCTGCTCGCGTCGTTCTGGGCGCTGCTTCTGCCGCTCGCCGCGCTATGCGTGCTCGCGGTGCTGTCGGGAAACACGGGCGCGCGTTCCTCCTGA
- a CDS encoding alpha/beta fold hydrolase, translating into MSTQNYTAAPSESRRRLLSAGATMAGAVAAMSSLAANAAGTANGAAGGHTQRLHQQGGNFVKAKDGTEIFFKDWGTGTPVVFSHGWPLCADAWDPQMLFLVNQGYRVIAHDRRGHGRSGQSSGGNDMDTYADDLAAVLDALDVKNAMLVGHSTGGGEVAHYIGRHGSKRVSKAVLIGAVPPLMLKTQVNPGGLPMSVFDGIRTGVAVNRSQFYLDLATPFYGFNRSNAKVSQGLIQDFWRQGMEGSIKGQYECIKQFSEVDYTDDLKKIDVPTLFLHGDDDQIVPIDASAKLASKLVKNATLKVYAGAPHGMCSTHVEQVNADLLSFLKA; encoded by the coding sequence ATGAGCACGCAGAACTACACGGCAGCACCATCGGAATCCCGGCGTCGGCTGCTGTCGGCCGGGGCGACGATGGCGGGGGCCGTGGCGGCCATGTCCAGCCTGGCAGCTAATGCAGCGGGGACGGCCAACGGCGCAGCGGGCGGTCACACGCAGCGCTTGCACCAGCAAGGTGGCAACTTCGTGAAGGCGAAGGATGGTACGGAGATTTTCTTCAAGGACTGGGGCACGGGCACGCCCGTCGTCTTCTCGCACGGCTGGCCGCTGTGCGCCGATGCGTGGGATCCGCAGATGCTGTTCCTCGTGAATCAGGGCTACCGCGTGATCGCGCACGATCGTCGCGGACATGGCCGTTCGGGGCAGTCGTCGGGCGGCAACGACATGGACACCTACGCGGACGATCTGGCCGCCGTGCTCGACGCACTGGACGTGAAGAACGCGATGCTGGTCGGTCATTCGACAGGCGGCGGCGAAGTCGCGCACTACATTGGCCGTCATGGTTCGAAGCGCGTTTCGAAGGCCGTGCTGATCGGCGCAGTGCCGCCGTTGATGCTGAAGACGCAGGTCAATCCGGGCGGTCTGCCGATGTCCGTATTCGATGGTATCCGGACAGGCGTCGCCGTCAATCGCTCGCAGTTCTACCTCGATCTCGCGACGCCGTTCTACGGCTTCAACCGATCGAACGCCAAGGTTTCGCAAGGGCTGATCCAGGACTTCTGGCGTCAGGGCATGGAAGGCTCGATCAAAGGCCAGTACGAGTGCATCAAGCAGTTCTCCGAAGTCGACTATACGGACGATCTGAAGAAGATCGACGTGCCGACGCTGTTCCTGCACGGCGACGACGACCAGATCGTGCCCATCGACGCTTCGGCGAAGCTCGCCTCGAAGCTCGTGAAGAACGCAACGCTGAAGGTCTATGCAGGCGCGCCGCACGGCATGTGCAGCACGCATGTCGAGCAGGTCAACGCAGATCTTCTGTCATTCCTGAAGGCCTGA